In one Gemmatimonas aurantiaca genomic region, the following are encoded:
- a CDS encoding glycine C-acetyltransferase gives MSELSRELQAELDALTAAGTYKRLNHLEGPQGARVRMEGRGEVIVLSSNNYLGLANEPAVVQAGIDALHHFGAGTASVRFICGTFTVHRELEAALARFVGTDASLSYVSAWNANEALTPTIAREGDFVISDALNHASIIDSVRLAKAITKCTTAVYKHADMDDLREKLRANAGAKRKIIWTDGVFSMEGSIAKLPEILQIARDEGAIVVMDDSHATGVLGKTGRGTAEHFGVIGEVDIITSTLGKALGGAAGGFIAGPASLCDIMTQRSRPQLFSNALPPTVAASALAAVQYTEAHPERVTRLHENTRYFRAAIQEAGFAPLPGETPIVPIIVGETALAIRMSDLLLERGVFVTGFGFPVVPQGQARVRCQVSAAHTRDDLDAVVAAFKDAGRVAGIV, from the coding sequence ATGTCCGAACTTTCACGCGAACTCCAGGCCGAACTCGACGCCCTCACGGCCGCCGGCACCTACAAACGCCTCAATCACCTGGAAGGCCCCCAGGGCGCCCGCGTCCGCATGGAAGGGCGCGGTGAGGTCATCGTCCTCTCCTCCAACAACTACCTCGGGCTCGCCAACGAACCCGCGGTGGTGCAGGCCGGCATCGATGCGCTCCATCACTTCGGCGCCGGCACGGCCAGCGTGCGCTTCATCTGCGGCACCTTCACCGTGCACCGGGAACTCGAGGCCGCGCTCGCCCGTTTCGTGGGCACCGACGCCAGCCTGAGCTACGTGTCGGCCTGGAACGCCAACGAGGCGCTCACCCCCACCATCGCGCGGGAAGGCGACTTCGTCATCTCCGACGCCCTCAACCACGCCTCGATCATCGATTCGGTGCGGCTGGCCAAGGCGATCACCAAGTGCACCACGGCGGTCTACAAACACGCCGACATGGACGATCTCCGGGAGAAGCTGCGCGCCAACGCCGGCGCCAAACGCAAGATCATCTGGACCGACGGCGTCTTCTCCATGGAAGGCTCCATCGCCAAGCTGCCCGAGATCCTGCAGATCGCGCGCGACGAAGGCGCCATCGTGGTCATGGACGATTCCCACGCCACGGGCGTCCTCGGCAAGACGGGTCGCGGGACGGCCGAACACTTCGGCGTGATCGGTGAGGTGGACATCATCACCTCCACCCTGGGCAAGGCGCTGGGCGGTGCGGCCGGTGGGTTCATCGCCGGCCCAGCGTCGCTCTGCGACATCATGACACAACGCTCCCGGCCCCAGTTGTTCTCGAACGCGCTGCCGCCCACCGTAGCCGCCAGCGCGCTCGCCGCGGTGCAGTACACCGAGGCACATCCGGAACGGGTGACGCGCCTGCACGAAAACACGCGTTACTTCCGCGCCGCCATCCAGGAAGCCGGTTTCGCGCCGCTGCCGGGTGAAACGCCCATCGTGCCAATCATCGTGGGCGAGACGGCGCTCGCCATCCGCATGAGCGACCTGCTGCTCGAACGCGGCGTGTTCGTGACGGGGTTCGGGTTTCCCGTCGTGCCGCAGGGGCAGGCGCGCGTGCGCTGTCAGGTGAGTGCCGCGCACACCCGCGACGATCTCGACGCCGTGGTCGCGGCCTTCAAGGACGCGGGGCGGGTGGCGGGGATAGTCTGA
- the tdh gene encoding L-threonine 3-dehydrogenase gives MKALVKQTAGRGLTLTDVPVPTIRDDEVLIRVRRAGVCGTDVHIYEWDAWAAGRCKPPFVVGHEFAGDVVAVGSFVETVKVGDRVTAEGHIVDERSLFSRTGNAHADPSTRIIGVDRDGCFAEFIAMPATNVWHLDDAISYDIGGIHDPMGNAFHTALTAEIPGAVVLITGCGPIGAFAVGICKAAGAARIIATDVNPRRLELARTMGAHDAVHPDQARDAVMAASDGHGADVVLEMSGVPSAVHQAFALARPAGRVNMLGIPSRSIDIDFATEIIFKGLTIYGVVGRRMYDTWHQMSRFIRAGIFDPTPVITHRLPLEAVDEAMHLIKSGEAGKIIFTID, from the coding sequence ATGAAAGCGCTCGTGAAGCAGACGGCCGGTCGCGGTCTCACTCTCACGGACGTGCCCGTTCCGACGATCCGCGATGACGAAGTCCTCATCCGGGTGCGGCGTGCGGGTGTCTGCGGCACCGATGTCCATATCTACGAATGGGACGCCTGGGCGGCCGGTCGCTGCAAACCGCCATTCGTCGTCGGACACGAATTTGCCGGGGATGTCGTCGCCGTCGGCAGTTTCGTCGAGACCGTGAAGGTCGGTGACCGGGTCACAGCCGAGGGACACATCGTCGACGAACGCTCCCTCTTCAGTCGCACCGGGAACGCCCATGCCGATCCGTCCACCCGCATCATCGGGGTCGATCGTGACGGCTGTTTCGCCGAGTTCATCGCGATGCCGGCCACCAACGTCTGGCACCTCGATGACGCGATCAGCTACGACATCGGTGGCATCCACGATCCGATGGGCAACGCCTTCCACACCGCGCTCACGGCCGAGATTCCCGGCGCGGTGGTGCTGATCACCGGCTGTGGTCCGATCGGCGCGTTCGCCGTGGGGATCTGCAAAGCGGCCGGCGCGGCGCGCATCATCGCCACCGACGTGAACCCGCGCCGCCTCGAACTGGCGCGCACCATGGGCGCACACGATGCCGTCCACCCCGATCAGGCACGTGACGCCGTCATGGCGGCGTCCGACGGTCACGGCGCCGACGTCGTCCTCGAGATGTCCGGAGTGCCCAGCGCCGTGCACCAGGCGTTTGCCCTCGCCCGCCCCGCCGGTCGCGTCAACATGCTCGGCATTCCGTCCCGGTCCATCGACATCGATTTTGCCACCGAGATCATCTTCAAGGGCCTGACGATCTACGGCGTGGTCGGCCGGCGCATGTACGACACCTGGCATCAGATGTCCCGGTTCATCCGCGCCGGCATCTTCGACCCCACGCCGGTCATCACGCACCGCCTGCCGCTCGAAGCCGTCGACGAAGCCATGCATCTCATCAAGAGCGGCGAAGCCGGCAAGATCATTTTCACCATCGACTGA